ATTTACGCCTTCACGAGATAAAATTTTTACCATATCCATTGCAACACTTGCTGCTACAAGATTACGTGTAGTTGGATCATCATCCAAACCATCATAGGCTTTAACTAACCACGCTGGAATTTTCACATTAGTGAATGATGCCATTTTTTGGAGTTGTTTAAAATTAGTAACAGGTAAAATACCGGGTACGATTTCAGTATCAATACCAATTGATGCACAACGATCACGAAAACGTAGGTAGTTTTCAATATCAAAGAAAAATTGTGTAATGACGTGGTTTGCACCTGCATCAATTTTGCGTTTTAAATTAATCAAGTCTGCTTGTGCGGATTTTGCTTCTGGATGAACTTCAGGATAAGCGGCTACAGAAATATCAAAATCAGCGACAGAACGGAGTAATTCCACAAGATTTGACGCATAAAATGGTTTTTTCGCGTAACCTTTAGGTTCGTCACCGCGTAACGCAACAATACGGCGAATACCACTATCCCAATAATCTCTCGCAATTTGTTTTAATTCTTCAGGTGTAGCATCAATTCCAGTTAAATGTGGTGCGGCTTCTAAGCCAGTTTCTTGTTTAATGGCTTTCACAATGCCGTGAGTGCGGTCACGTTCTCCCGAATTTGCGCCGTAAGTGACTGACACAAATTTAGGCTTTAAGACTTTTAAACGATGAATGGAATCCCATAGAAGGGTTTCCATTTTTTCGTTTTTAGGTGGAAAAAATTCAAAGGAGACATTAATTTTTTTATTAAAATCTGCAATATGTTGATTTAATGTATCAATTTCTTTCGCGTAGCTCATAAGGCTTCCTTTAGGATTCTAAAATAGTATTTGTACAATAAAATAGGTTTTAATATGAGTCAATTTCAATTTATTCATTAAAAGTATGATTATTATTAATAATTCAATAAATGGATAATGATTGTTCGATAATAACTAATTTTTAGATCAAAACGTACTCAAAACTACCGCACTTTTGTTAGCAATGATTTATCCCATTTTACAACGAAAAAGAAAGTGCGGTAATTTTTTTGTGTATTTTTATAGAAAGATAAATGCGTGTTAAATAAATATAATAGATTTATTTTTTAGCGCAAAAAATTAGCATTTTATGAAAAAACGAGTATAATACGCCGACCCTGTAAATGTGCGAATTCCCATCGTGCATTATTTTATCGAGATCGCACTCGAAGGGGTGATGATTAAGATTAATGGTTGTGTTCATAAGAACACTGGGTATCAAACTAATTTTTGGTAATTAATTAATGAAAACTTTTGTAGCAAAACCAGAAACGGTTAAACGCGACTGGTACGTAGTAGATGCGACAGGTAAAACTTTAGGTCGTTTAGCGACTGAATTAGCACGTCGTCTTCGTGGTAAACACAAGGCTGAGTACACTCCACACGTAGATACTGGTGATTACATCATCGTTATCAACGCAGACAAAGTGGCAGTAACTGGTCGTAAAGAAACAGATAAACTTTACTACTGGCACACTGGCTATGTAGGTGGTATTAAACAAGCGACTTTCAAAGAAATGATCGCTCGCCGTCCTGAAGCAGTGATTGAAATTGCGGTTAAAGGTATGTTGCCAAAAGGTCCATTAGGCCGTGCAATGTTCCGTAAATTAAAAGTGTACGCAGGTGCTGAACACCAACACGCTGCACAACAACCACAAGTATTAGATATTTAATCACGAGGTTTAGAAAATGGCAGAGAATCAAAACTACGGCACAGGTCGCCGCAAAAGCTCTTCAGCTCGTGTATTTATCAAACCGGGCAGTGGTAAAATCACTATCAACCAACGTGAATTAGATGTTTACTTTGGTCGCGAAACAGCGCGTATGGTAGTACGTCAGCCATTAGAGTTGGTTGAATTAACTGATAAATTAGATCTATACATCACAGTTAAAGGTGGTGGTATTTCTGGTCAAGCGGGTGCAATCCGTCACGGTATCACTCGTGCATTGATGGAATACGATGAAACATTACGCCCAGCACTTCGTGCAGCTGGTTTCGTTACTCGTGACGCACGTCGCGTAGAACGTAAAAAAGTGGGTTTACACAAAGCACGTCGTCGTCCACAATACTCAAAACGTTAATTTTTATTTTCGTTTCGAAAAAGAAAAGCAGAGAGAAATCTCTGCTTTTTTATTATTTGAGTTACTCTAACTTATTGATTATAAAACAATAAAAAAGATTATATTGGCAAATAGGTAATGCTTTATGGTAGAATATTGCCCCTTAAAAACCTAGAATATTTTTGGATCTTCGGAGGAATAAATGTCCAGCGCATCAAATAAACGTTCAGTAATGACCCTTTTTTCAAATAAAGATGATATTTATTGCCATCAGGTAAAAATTGTTTTGGCTGAAAAAGGTGTGCTTTATGAAAACGCAGAGGTTGATTTGCAAGCACTACCAGAAGATTTAATGGAATTAAATCCATACGGCACTGTGCCTACGTTGGTTGATCGTGATCTCGTATTATTTA
The Haemophilus influenzae DNA segment above includes these coding regions:
- the metF gene encoding methylenetetrahydrofolate reductase: MSYAKEIDTLNQHIADFNKKINVSFEFFPPKNEKMETLLWDSIHRLKVLKPKFVSVTYGANSGERDRTHGIVKAIKQETGLEAAPHLTGIDATPEELKQIARDYWDSGIRRIVALRGDEPKGYAKKPFYASNLVELLRSVADFDISVAAYPEVHPEAKSAQADLINLKRKIDAGANHVITQFFFDIENYLRFRDRCASIGIDTEIVPGILPVTNFKQLQKMASFTNVKIPAWLVKAYDGLDDDPTTRNLVAASVAMDMVKILSREGVNDFHFYTLNRSELTYAICHMLGVRP
- the rplM gene encoding 50S ribosomal protein L13; the protein is MKTFVAKPETVKRDWYVVDATGKTLGRLATELARRLRGKHKAEYTPHVDTGDYIIVINADKVAVTGRKETDKLYYWHTGYVGGIKQATFKEMIARRPEAVIEIAVKGMLPKGPLGRAMFRKLKVYAGAEHQHAAQQPQVLDI
- the rpsI gene encoding 30S ribosomal protein S9, whose amino-acid sequence is MAENQNYGTGRRKSSSARVFIKPGSGKITINQRELDVYFGRETARMVVRQPLELVELTDKLDLYITVKGGGISGQAGAIRHGITRALMEYDETLRPALRAAGFVTRDARRVERKKVGLHKARRRPQYSKR